Part of the Spinacia oleracea cultivar Varoflay chromosome 5, BTI_SOV_V1, whole genome shotgun sequence genome, atgcaatgcgttttaactttcaggcgtcaaacaacgaAGCTAAATACGAAGCCCTGATATGTGAAATGCAGATGAGCAAAGCAGCGGGGGCGGAAGACGTCTTTGTTTTATCTGACTCACAGTTAATCGTCATTCAAGTAAAAGGAGAATATGAGGCCAAGGATGACGCCATGATAAAATATCTGGAAAAGGTCCGTCAGGAAGTTCAGCAGCTGTCTAACTTTGAAATACAACATATACCCCGGTCTGAAAACAACAAAGCCGATGCTCTGTCCAAACTAGCAAGTTCAGCATCTTGTGATACGCCACGCCATGTGTTTTGGGAAGTAAAACAGCTCAAAAGCATTGACGCCTCGAGGACAGATATCCTAGACCGAAcagccacctggatggatgatattgttaatttcaaaatgaatggagtacttcctgatgatcccaagcaggcagaaagattacaaaGAAAAAGTACCTGGTTCGAGATATGGAATGGGACTCTATACAAAAAAGCTTTCTCACGACCTCTTCTTcgctgcgtaacccccgagaaggggcatgaagtactggaagatcttcatcagggattatgcagctctcACATAGGAGGGAGGGACCTGGCAGAAAAAGCCCTAAGAATCGGgtactattggcccactctcaaagaagacgctCTTAACTTGGTTAAGCGGTGTGATAAATGTCAACGATTTGCTCATCTAATTCGACGGCCAGCACAGAGACTGACAccaatcaccagccctataccatttgccaaatgggggatggacttgTTAGGTCCTTATATGACGGCACCAGGTGGATTACGTTACATAATAGTTGccgtcgactatttcaccaaatgggtagaagctgaagctTTGAAAAACACTAAGGCTcaagatgtgagagcattcatctggaaaaacatcatcacaagatttTGCGTGCCTCAGTCTATTGTCTTTGACAAGGAgccacaattcaagacgcccaaattAGAAGATTGGTTGGCCGACCATTGTATCAcagcatgttttgcatcagtaggacgcccccaagctaacggacaagtagaagcgttcaacaaaatcatttccgaagggatgaaaaagaagcttgatgaggcGAAGGGcttatgggccgacgagttacccaatgttttatagTCTATACGGACCACGGAAAAAAActccacaggagaaacaccattcttgttagcttatggagctgaagccgtcctacccattgaaatgtgtGAGCCAACTCTGCGCGTCATGTTATTTAATGAAGacgccaattgggaaatgatgaaggcggccttggatttcttaccagaaacAAGAGGAAACGCGGCTCTACGACAGCAGCTATATAAACTTCGAATgacgagggagtacaacaaaagggtttctagaagaataTTAAAAGTAGGAGATTTTGTGCTTAGAAAGatggaagccgtcggacgcgccaatgaacaagggaaactcactcctacttgggaaggtccatatgagatttacgaggaggttcgagacggaacataccggatccaaGACATACAGGGGCGTCCGATTTTGCGTACatggaatgcggataacctcaaaaagtactttttctagattaacACTTATGTTATCTTGATTATATGTTTTGTAAAGACGTCCAAAAATTAGACGCACCATGTAGCATGCtttaaacattaaatgaaaaattccctGCAAGCCGGCCTTGCTGGAAAAACTTTATGACAAATATGTTACCAAATCTCTTGGAGAAATGCAAACTAACGTTCTCTCAAGAAATAAAGACTAGTCAtctaaaggcctaagaagtggcccagattagcaccctcactaggctgatcacctagaacacaagGGTCACACATTTCTAAAAAAGCTATATAAAGTAGCTAAAGACCTCGGCAAAAAGACCAAGGCAAGCATTTGACGTCTCAACTTAGGGGCGTCAGCTATAATCATAGAATCAATCACAAATAAACAAGATGACAAAAGCTAAATAGCAATAAAAACGTTCAAAAGACGCCTAGTCATTCCAAAAaattagtcataattacaaaattATGCACATGGTGCCACTAAGCAAGGCGTCACTAAAACAAGCCCAAAATAAATATAAGGCGCCTAGAAGCCCTCATTCATCGTCATCGCAGGGAACAAACTCAGGGGGAGTGCGTCCTTCCTTctgagccttctccacctcaatctgataggtgaggaacttctcgaaccagctgaagggacgttcactggaaaattcggcattccatgcaagctccatGCCCCTTCGAGTTGATTTCTCACCTAGCATGGCCGACTGGTCGAGAACACTCTTTGATGAggcaacctccttgcgagccgcCTCCAGCTGGGCCTCCAACTCCTTAAAATGAGTCTCAAGACGAGAA contains:
- the LOC130461606 gene encoding uncharacterized protein, with protein sequence MDHLDDLRETFETLRTSQMRLNPKKCIFGVSSGKFLGFLIDERGIEANPDKVHAVINMTSPRTVKDVQRLTGCLAALGRFLSRAGDKCHYFFSTIKKGTQFEWTPQAEAAFFRLKEHLHTLRRLVSPLLGEVLYLYLAISEYALSAVLLTEKDGTQLPVYFVSQMLQNAELKYPTVEKFGFALFLASKKLRPYCLAHRLIVYTDQPLKRPFTNLEASGRMLNWAIELNAFDISYAPRKAIKGQAFADFIAELTKPPYLKNEKTQWIVHVDGSATQNGPGAGIICESPEGDIYEYAMRFNFQASNNEAKYEALICEMQMSKAAGAEDVFVLSDSQLIVIQVKGEYEAKDDAMIKYLEKVRQEVQQLSNFEIQHIPRSENNKADALSKLASSASCDTPRHVFWEVKQLKSIDASRTDILDRTATWMDDIGLCSSHIGGRDLAEKALRIGYYWPTLKEDALNLVKRCDKCQRFAHLIRRPAQRLTPITSPIPFAKWGMDLLGPYMTAPGGLRYIIVAVDYFTKWVEAEALKNTKAQDVRAFIWKNIITRFCVPQSIVFDKEPQFKTPKLEDWLADHWMKKKLDEAKGLWADELPNVL